The stretch of DNA TGAGCTCACGCAGCATGCGGTGGAGTGCGACGTCGTCGATCGGCGCCGCGGGGCGGTCCGTCACGCCATCGGTGTAGACGAACAGGCGGTCGCCCGGCAGCAGGTCCATCCGGTCGCAGTGGATCTCGATGTCGGGGAACAGTCCGACGAGCGAGCCCTCCCGGCCGAACGGCCGGACGTCGTCACCGCGCAGGACCAGCGCGTGCGGGTGCCCGCCGAGGGCCAGATCGGCCTGCACTGTCGCGGCGAGCGTCAACCGCAGCACCGCGGCGGTGCAGTAGCGGTCGTCGCCCTCGGCGAGGATCGCCGAGTTGAGGGCGTAGAGCATCCGCGTGGGATCACCATCGAGCAGTGCTGCCGTACGCAGTGTGTAGCGGGCGAGTAGCGCGCGGGACGCGGCCGAGGGACCCTTGCCGCACACGTCGCCGATCTGCAGGCACCAGCTGTCCTCGGACATCTGGTACCAGTCGTAGAAGTCCCCACCCACCTCTGACGCGTCGGCCGGCAGGTACCGCGCGGCGACCTCCAGTTGGGGGATCGGTGGTGGATCGGCGGGGATGATCGCCTGCTGCAGCTTGTGGGTCACCTGCAGCGCATGCCGCTCGCTGTGCTCCACCGCCTGCGCAGCCCGCCGCATCTCGCGGATCGACCGGTCCATCGCGCCGATGGCGATCGACACACCGGTGCCGACGATCAGGAACTGCACGATCGCGCCGACCGTGCGGACGAACGGCAGACCCGCCGCGGCGTTGCGCTCCATGACGATGGCCCACAGCGCGAACGCGCCGACGACCGCCGTGAGCATGCCGACGCGCCAGCCGCCCAGCAGGGCGCCGACACCGACGAGGATGAGCAGCCAGGCGCTGGGCAGGATGATGACCGCGTCGTCGACCAGCGCCAGCACCGCGGCGATCACGACGATCATGCCGGTCACGATCAGCACCGACCGCAGAGGACGCCCGCCGAAGCGCTCGTCGCGCCAGTTCTGGAACCGCACGATCAGAGAGGTGCGCAGCACGGTGCCGATCGAACTCGAAGCGCGCCTCAAGAGCACATCGTTGCCTGGTTCGTCGGCGGTCAGGTGATCCTAGCCGCCGGCAATGCTTCAGGAACAGCCCGAATCGCAGACTTGTGGACCATTGGATGAGATCCCGGCTACCGGAGCTCGAACACGGCGTTGGCCGACGTGACCTGCCCCCTTGCGCCGCAGCACGCACCGCGAAGAAAGGCGCGGAAGAGGTCCCGCAGCCACGGCGTCACGTCGGTCACCATTCACCGTCGCTCAGGCCGACACCCGTCGTCGCAGAGCCCAGGTCCGAGCGCGGCGTGGGCCACATCGCATCATCCCGCGTCGACGACGGAGAACACATCGTTTGCGATCTCGACCTGCCGGGGTCTGGCGCACCTGGCACCGCCGTAGCCGAGCGTTCGCGCCGCCGTGATCGCGGTCCGGTAGGCACCGTCCTCCGTCGCGTCGACCCGGACGACCGGCTGCAACCCGGTCGCGTGTGCCGCGACCGCAACCTGTGGACGGACCGCTGCCGACAGCGCGCCTGTCCGAGGCGTGATGTCCAGCGCCTCGGTGAGTCCCACTTCGTCGAGCACGAGCGTCTCGAGCCGGTCGCTGGCGAGAGTGATCTCCGACAGCAGTGACAGTCCGGCCGGAGAGGCAACCTCGGCCTCGAGCATGATCGTGTGCCCCAGGTCGATCCGCTCCTCGATCATGCGCAGCAGCAGCTCGACGAACTGGACGTCGACCGGACCGCCGACGTCGGGAACCGCGATGCGGTCAACGAAGTCCCCGATGCGTTCCACCACGTCGATGACGTCGCGGTACGCCCACATCGTGTCGATCGGGTTGATGCGGACGCTCACCAGGCGGCCGCCGAGGTCACTCGCCGCGAGCGTATCGACGACCGCCTGTCGCGCGATGTCCTTGCCGGGCGCATCGACGTCAGCGAGGTCGAGCACCACAGCGTCAGCCGGGGACCGCCCGGCATGCTGCAGGTGCGCCTGCACGTCGGCCGACACCACGAGCGCGGACCGAGCCCACCGCTCATGCGTCTCGCCCGTCACATCAGGCTCCTCACGACCAGTGACGCCCCGCACCGGACGGTGCGGGACGTCGTGGACGGTACAGGTCAGGCGCGCTCCTCGCGGGTCTCGTGCGCCGCGGCCTCCTTGCGCGCCTCGACGGCCTCGCGCTCGGCCTCCTCGGCCTTCTGCTGAGCCTGCGCCTTGTCCTGCTGCGCCCGACCCTCCTCCTTCAGTTCGTCCTCACCGAGGATGGAGCCGGCGGCTTCCTTCATGCGTCCCGTGCCCTCTTCGACGTTCTCACTCATGCCCATGGTCCTCTCCTGATCGTCCTGCCTGACGGCTACCCGACCGGGGACAGACATATGCGCTAGCGTCGCCGGACATGGACGGCTCTGACTTCGAGCGGATCGCCCGTGACCGGCTGGACACGGACGTGTTCCGCTTCTTCGCCGGCGGCGCCGACGACGAGGTGACGCTGACGGACAACGAGCGTTCCTGGCAGCACCTGCGGCTGCGGCCCAGAGTGCTGCGCGGCGTGGGCGCCGTCGACACGACCGCGACGCTCATGGGGTCCGGCGTCGCCGCCCCGATCGGGATCGCGCCGACGGCCGCGCACGAGCTGGCCCACCCCGATGCCGAGCGCGCGACCGCGGCCGGCGCCGCGGCGGCGCGCGCTGTCTACGTCATCTCCACGATGTCGTCGCGCACGATGGAGGACGTCGCCGGCGCGGCGCCGACCGCCGTCCGGTGGTTCCAGTTGTACGTGCGGGGAAGCCTCGAGCCGGCGCGCGAGCTGGTGGAACGCGCGGTGGCGAGTGGATGCCGGGCGCTTGTGGTGACCGTCGACGTTCCCACACTGGGCCGGCGCCGCCACGAGACACTCCGCCTCGACGAGCGGGTCGAGCTCGCGCACCTGACACCGCACGGCGACGGCACACCCAGGGTGTACGACCGCCACGTCGCGCTGACGCTCGACGACCTGCGGGAGATCATCTCCTGGTCGTCGTTGCCCGTGCTGGTCAAGGGCGTGGTCAGGGCCGACGATGCGGTCGCGTGCGTGCGCGCCGGCGTCGCAGGCGTGATCGTCTCGAACCACGGCGGCCGGCAGCTGGACACGGCGGTGGCGCCGCCGACCGCGCTGGCCGAGGTAGCGGCCGCGGTGGGCGATGCCGCCGAGGTCTACGTCGACGGCGGCATCCGGCGCGGCACCGATGTGCTCAAGGCGCTCGCGCTGGGCGCGCACGGTGTGTTGGTGGGCCGTCCGGTGTTGTGGGGTCTGGCCGTCGACGGCAGCGCCGGAGTCCGCGCCGTGCTCGAGGGCCTGCGTGACGAGCTCGCGCGGGCGATGACGCTGTGCGGCGCCGCCACGATCGACGACGTGACCGCCGACCTCGTCGTCGGGGCGTGATGTCGCCAGAGAACGACCACCCGATGTGAGCCAATGCTTACGCATCTGGCCCTTGACTGCGTCCGGAGCGCGCCTACCGTACGGTGGTGACGTCGCATGGGAGCAGGAGTGCGGGACCGGACGACATACGGCGGAGCCACCGTGGTGGGTGCCGCCATCATCGCCCTGCTGCTACTCGTCGGGGTGTTGCCGGCGCGGGCGGCCGAGGAGGCGCAGGTGCCGCCCGTCGACCCGTACGCGTCGTAC from Euzebyales bacterium encodes:
- a CDS encoding aldolase/citrate lyase family protein; amino-acid sequence: MTGETHERWARSALVVSADVQAHLQHAGRSPADAVVLDLADVDAPGKDIARQAVVDTLAASDLGGRLVSVRINPIDTMWAYRDVIDVVERIGDFVDRIAVPDVGGPVDVQFVELLLRMIEERIDLGHTIMLEAEVASPAGLSLLSEITLASDRLETLVLDEVGLTEALDITPRTGALSAAVRPQVAVAAHATGLQPVVRVDATEDGAYRTAITAARTLGYGGARCARPRQVEIANDVFSVVDAG
- a CDS encoding PP2C family protein-serine/threonine phosphatase, whose translation is MLRTSLIVRFQNWRDERFGGRPLRSVLIVTGMIVVIAAVLALVDDAVIILPSAWLLILVGVGALLGGWRVGMLTAVVGAFALWAIVMERNAAAGLPFVRTVGAIVQFLIVGTGVSIAIGAMDRSIREMRRAAQAVEHSERHALQVTHKLQQAIIPADPPPIPQLEVAARYLPADASEVGGDFYDWYQMSEDSWCLQIGDVCGKGPSAASRALLARYTLRTAALLDGDPTRMLYALNSAILAEGDDRYCTAAVLRLTLAATVQADLALGGHPHALVLRGDDVRPFGREGSLVGLFPDIEIHCDRMDLLPGDRLFVYTDGVTDRPAAPIDDVALHRMLRELSPLAVPDFATELERRLLASPAGRDDIAFVLIGVPPV
- a CDS encoding alpha-hydroxy acid oxidase; this translates as MDGSDFERIARDRLDTDVFRFFAGGADDEVTLTDNERSWQHLRLRPRVLRGVGAVDTTATLMGSGVAAPIGIAPTAAHELAHPDAERATAAGAAAARAVYVISTMSSRTMEDVAGAAPTAVRWFQLYVRGSLEPARELVERAVASGCRALVVTVDVPTLGRRRHETLRLDERVELAHLTPHGDGTPRVYDRHVALTLDDLREIISWSSLPVLVKGVVRADDAVACVRAGVAGVIVSNHGGRQLDTAVAPPTALAEVAAAVGDAAEVYVDGGIRRGTDVLKALALGAHGVLVGRPVLWGLAVDGSAGVRAVLEGLRDELARAMTLCGAATIDDVTADLVVGA